In a single window of the Nicotiana tomentosiformis chromosome 8, ASM39032v3, whole genome shotgun sequence genome:
- the LOC138896974 gene encoding importin subunit alpha-6-like: MFFRCYLISSIIRISELGDEHQKEMMIATRSIAKRNVLDCLLGLIKSGIEEEMVCVSIAYITIGSTQRAKAVFDTGLIEPLRTLVTTKKMGIAAAAISIAIICTSGIAYTKDLMDCCIDPLCDYLGFSGGTISLKAVESILKFGKCIEEEDGYTKRIEEAGGLEKLEYLSTTEIRYEVVPILGTYWPSIGRYAERLRIMKYWSSDDEKWEDPMY; this comes from the exons ATGTTCTTCCGGTGCTACTTGATCTCTTCAA TTATACGTATTAGCGAGTTGGGAGATGAGCACCAGAAAGAG ATGATGATCGCAACCCGGAGCATTGCTAAACGTAATGTCCTTGATTGCCTGTTGGGCTTGATAAAGAGTGGAATAGAGGAAGAGATGGTCTGCGTGTCTATAGCATACATTACTATTGGGAGCACGCAGCGGGCAAAG GCTGTATTTGATACTGGATTAATAGAACCTCTACGCACACTGGTTACAACTAAAAAAATGGGTATTGCTGCTGCTGCAATTTCAATTGCTATTATCTGTACCAGTGGCATTGCTTACACCAA AGACTTGATGGATTGCTGCATAGATCCTCTGTGTGATTATCTTGGCTTCTCTGGTGGCACCATCAGTCTAAAAGCAGTAGAAAGTATATTGAAGTTTGGAAAGTGTATTGAGGAGGAAGATGGTTATACTAAGCGGATCGAAGAGGCTGGGGGTTTGGAAAAGCTTGAATACCTGTCTACTACTGAAATTCGATATGAGGTTGTTCCAATATTGGGTACATATTGGCCGTCAATAGGACGTTATGCTGAG AGATTGCGTATAATGAAATATTGGAGCTCTGACGACGAAAAATGGGAGGACCCAATGTATTAG